Proteins from a genomic interval of Parvivirga hydrogeniphila:
- a CDS encoding SDH family Clp fold serine proteinase, giving the protein MDFFSLVWLFFILSSLQPVLRQRMLQMERLRTIARLERERGSRVIVLIHRQETMSLLGFPIFRYIDIDDSEAILRAIKMTDDDVPIDVVIHTPGGLVLAAEQVARALCRHPAKVTVFVPHYAMSGGTLIALAADEIVMDENAVLGPVDPQLGQQPAASVLRVLEQKPIDKVDDETLILADVAAKAIRQVKETVIELVEERMDRAAAEQLAETLATGVYTHDYPITARQARDLGLPVTTELPQLVYDIMALYPQTAQRRPSVEYIPSPRSKGPVDMG; this is encoded by the coding sequence GTGGACTTCTTCTCGCTGGTGTGGCTCTTCTTCATCCTGTCGTCGCTGCAGCCGGTGCTGCGTCAGCGCATGCTGCAGATGGAGCGCTTGCGCACCATAGCCCGGCTGGAGCGGGAGCGCGGCAGCCGCGTCATCGTGCTCATCCACCGGCAAGAGACCATGAGCCTGCTGGGCTTCCCGATCTTCCGCTACATCGACATCGACGATTCCGAAGCGATACTCCGTGCGATCAAGATGACCGACGACGACGTGCCTATCGACGTCGTGATCCACACTCCTGGCGGGCTGGTGCTCGCCGCCGAGCAGGTCGCTCGGGCGCTGTGCCGACATCCGGCGAAGGTCACGGTCTTCGTCCCGCACTACGCGATGTCAGGCGGCACGCTCATCGCGCTTGCGGCCGACGAGATCGTCATGGACGAGAACGCCGTCTTGGGGCCCGTCGACCCGCAGCTTGGCCAGCAGCCTGCCGCGTCTGTCCTGCGCGTGCTCGAGCAGAAGCCAATCGACAAGGTCGACGACGAGACCCTTATCCTCGCCGACGTGGCAGCCAAAGCGATACGCCAGGTGAAAGAGACGGTCATCGAGCTCGTGGAGGAGCGCATGGACCGCGCGGCGGCCGAGCAGCTCGCCGAAACGCTCGCAACAGGCGTCTACACGCACGACTACCCGATCACCGCTCGCCAAGCGCGCGATCTGGGGCTGCCCGTGACGACAGAGCTGCCGCAGCTCGTGTACGACATCATGGCGCTC
- a CDS encoding FeoA family protein — translation MNDYEYHGELRVEDDVMSVRRQQYGYGRGYGRGYGRGYGRAAGSVSRDGEPSICVLADDEPATVVRIEGGHHLAARLHNLGILPGKRIRKLGTMPGSGPVMIDCDGVRVALGRGMAERVVVQPLRDSGGTQESEQ, via the coding sequence GTGAACGACTACGAATACCATGGCGAGCTTCGCGTGGAGGACGACGTGATGAGCGTGCGCAGACAGCAGTACGGATACGGCAGGGGATACGGCAGGGGATACGGCAGGGGATACGGCAGGGCCGCCGGCTCGGTGTCCCGCGACGGCGAGCCGAGCATCTGCGTGCTGGCAGATGACGAACCCGCCACCGTGGTGCGCATCGAAGGCGGCCACCACCTGGCGGCGCGCCTGCACAACCTGGGCATCCTGCCGGGCAAGCGCATCAGGAAGCTGGGAACGATGCCCGGGAGCGGTCCGGTGATGATCGACTGCGACGGTGTGCGGGTCGCCCTCGGGCGAGGCATGGCCGAGCGTGTCGTCGTGCAACCGCTGCGTGACTCTGGCGGGACGCAGGAGTCCGAGCAGTGA
- a CDS encoding ferrous iron transporter B, whose protein sequence is MSDAACCSTGSELSLEGRGPRRVLLVGNPNVGKSVVFSRLTGVGTVSSNYPGTTVSFLEGRMRLGGEQVPVIDVPGSYSLEPTCPAEEVACRVLRDGGIIVNVVDATNLERNLALTLQLRAMGLPMVVALNLWDEARHRGVHIDLARLSEILGVPVVATSAVSGEGLPDLVRAIEQVADAPAPEPLEYEDLWAEVGTIVTEVQQLEHRHHTWRDVVEEISIRPVTGIPFGILVILASFAAVRLIGESIISYVTDPLFERLWRPVIEALSSALGGGGLLHDLLVGSYVVVDGVRQIDFSLSLGVLSTGLYVSLGAVMPYVIAFYVVLGVLEDVGYLPRLAVLLDGVMHRLGLHGYAVIPVILGFGCNVPGILATRVLDTPRERFIAATLISVGVPCAALQAMIMALLAPFGIKYVALVYGALAVVWFVLGTILRLTSKDFLPEMLLEIPPYRLPSWSTLAKKLWMRLKGYLLDATPVVLIGVAVIGIVSHTGVFESIAAAIAPAMRTLFGLPPETALAIVLGFFRKDLAVGMLAPLSLPPLALVKASVMLAVTFPCVASYTVLLRELGAKKTALATGIMVATSLTTGVVMNLVF, encoded by the coding sequence GTGAGCGACGCAGCCTGCTGCTCCACCGGTAGCGAGCTCTCGCTGGAGGGCCGCGGCCCACGCCGCGTGCTCTTGGTCGGCAATCCGAATGTCGGGAAAAGCGTCGTCTTCTCGCGCCTGACCGGAGTTGGGACGGTCTCGTCGAACTACCCTGGCACCACCGTCAGCTTCCTCGAGGGCCGCATGCGGCTCGGCGGCGAGCAGGTGCCGGTCATAGACGTCCCAGGATCGTACAGCCTTGAGCCGACATGCCCGGCCGAGGAGGTCGCGTGCCGCGTGCTGAGGGACGGCGGGATCATCGTGAACGTGGTCGACGCCACCAACCTCGAACGCAACCTCGCGCTCACGTTGCAGCTCCGCGCGATGGGTCTTCCGATGGTCGTCGCGCTCAATCTGTGGGACGAGGCTAGGCACCGCGGCGTCCACATCGACCTCGCGCGGCTGTCCGAGATTCTCGGGGTGCCCGTGGTCGCGACCTCGGCGGTCTCGGGCGAGGGTCTGCCCGATCTCGTGCGCGCGATCGAGCAGGTAGCAGATGCGCCTGCGCCGGAACCGCTCGAATACGAGGACCTCTGGGCCGAAGTCGGTACGATCGTCACCGAGGTCCAGCAGCTTGAGCATCGGCACCACACCTGGCGCGACGTCGTCGAAGAGATCAGCATCCGTCCCGTCACAGGGATCCCGTTCGGGATCCTCGTCATCCTGGCGTCGTTTGCGGCTGTGCGGCTGATCGGCGAGTCCATCATCTCCTACGTCACAGATCCGCTCTTCGAGCGGTTGTGGCGCCCCGTCATCGAGGCGCTGTCGTCCGCGCTCGGCGGGGGTGGGCTCCTGCACGATCTGCTCGTCGGCTCGTACGTCGTGGTCGATGGCGTGCGGCAGATCGACTTCTCGCTGTCGCTCGGCGTGCTCAGCACCGGTCTGTACGTGAGCCTCGGGGCAGTGATGCCGTACGTGATCGCGTTCTACGTGGTTCTCGGCGTCCTAGAAGACGTCGGCTACCTACCACGTCTCGCCGTGTTGCTCGACGGCGTCATGCACCGGCTGGGGCTGCACGGCTACGCGGTCATCCCGGTCATCTTGGGGTTCGGCTGCAACGTTCCGGGCATCCTCGCGACGCGCGTGCTCGATACGCCTCGCGAGCGGTTCATCGCAGCCACGCTGATTTCTGTCGGCGTGCCGTGCGCCGCGCTGCAAGCGATGATCATGGCACTCCTGGCGCCCTTCGGCATCAAGTACGTCGCGCTCGTCTACGGGGCGCTAGCGGTCGTGTGGTTCGTGCTCGGCACCATACTGCGGCTGACCAGCAAGGACTTCTTGCCGGAGATGCTGCTTGAGATCCCGCCGTACCGTCTGCCGTCGTGGAGTACCCTTGCGAAGAAGCTGTGGATGCGGCTCAAGGGCTACCTCTTGGACGCGACGCCCGTCGTGCTCATCGGCGTGGCCGTCATCGGTATCGTGAGCCACACGGGCGTGTTCGAGAGCATCGCGGCTGCGATCGCTCCAGCGATGCGCACGCTGTTCGGATTGCCGCCGGAGACCGCGCTCGCAATCGTCCTCGGTTTCTTCCGGAAGGACCTCGCGGTCGGCATGCTGGCGCCATTGTCCCTCCCGCCGCTGGCCCTCGTGAAAGCGTCGGTGATGCTTGCGGTGACGTTCCCATGCGTGGCGTCATACACGGTGCTCCTGCGCGAGCTCGGCGCGAAGAAGACCGCGCTCGCGACCGGCATCATGGTGGCGACCTCGCTCACCACCGGCGTCGTGATGAACCTGGTCTTCTAG
- a CDS encoding DUF72 domain-containing protein, whose translation MSSTPLGRLLVGTSGWSYPHWTGVVYPRGLPPAQRLASYAERFATVEVNATFYRTPSERAVDAWRDATPPGFVFAVKGSRLVTHVRRLRDVAEPVSGFLERVARLGPKLEVVLWQLPPSLVRDDALLEAFLALLDCTPLRHAIEFRHESWLAEEVFSLLRRHDVAMVNVSSETLPARFVATASFVYARFHGLPLYRGAYDETALEPWGTYLARERESGRDCYVYFNNDAEGHAPRDALRLLRMLGG comes from the coding sequence ATGAGCTCCACGCCTCTCGGCCGCCTGCTCGTGGGGACGAGCGGCTGGTCGTATCCCCACTGGACCGGGGTCGTCTACCCGCGCGGCCTTCCGCCCGCCCAGCGTCTCGCGAGCTACGCCGAGCGCTTCGCGACGGTGGAAGTCAACGCGACCTTCTACCGCACGCCCAGCGAACGGGCTGTCGACGCGTGGCGCGACGCCACACCGCCAGGCTTCGTCTTCGCCGTGAAGGGCTCGCGGCTGGTCACGCACGTCCGCCGGCTGCGGGACGTCGCCGAACCCGTCAGCGGCTTCCTCGAGCGCGTCGCGCGCCTGGGCCCCAAGCTCGAGGTGGTCCTGTGGCAGCTGCCGCCATCGCTCGTTCGCGACGATGCACTCCTCGAGGCCTTCCTCGCGCTGCTGGATTGCACGCCCCTTCGTCATGCGATCGAGTTCCGCCACGAGTCGTGGCTGGCAGAAGAGGTGTTCTCGCTTCTGCGACGTCACGACGTCGCCATGGTGAACGTGAGCAGCGAGACGCTGCCTGCCCGGTTCGTGGCGACGGCCTCCTTCGTGTACGCGCGCTTCCACGGGCTTCCGTTGTACCGCGGCGCCTACGACGAGACTGCGCTCGAGCCGTGGGGCACCTACCTCGCGCGCGAACGCGAGAGCGGGCGCGACTGCTACGTGTATTTCAACAACGACGCGGAAGGTCACGCGCCACGTGATGCGCTTCGCCTGCTGCGGATGCTCGGTGGCTAG
- a CDS encoding endonuclease V translates to MNARATPPPLGADAPREHPWRVSRRQAADIQRRLATLVVQAPLPASGPGSPLVAAGLDAAYALDGSAMWAAAVAMDRGLRVLDVAIVEGEPDSPYAPGYLAFREGRLLLAALRALRSAPGVVFVDGHGVVHERGLGLASHLGVLAGVPTVGVAKTPFHAIDRSPGPERGEALVLTKEWGAHGAAVRLKSRSKQVYVSPGHLTDLDSAIALALEWSTGRRRVPEPLALAHTASVLARNAARGVTEAAAALRALEEGRPR, encoded by the coding sequence GTGAACGCACGGGCGACACCGCCACCGCTCGGCGCCGACGCGCCGCGCGAGCATCCGTGGCGCGTGAGCCGGCGCCAGGCCGCGGACATCCAGCGCCGGCTCGCTACGCTCGTCGTCCAAGCGCCCCTTCCGGCGTCAGGCCCAGGCTCGCCTCTCGTGGCGGCCGGGCTCGACGCCGCCTACGCTCTCGACGGATCGGCGATGTGGGCGGCGGCCGTCGCCATGGACCGCGGCCTCCGCGTCCTTGACGTCGCCATCGTCGAAGGCGAGCCGGACTCGCCGTACGCACCCGGCTACCTCGCGTTCCGCGAGGGGAGGTTGCTCCTGGCAGCGCTTCGAGCGCTCCGGTCTGCCCCCGGTGTCGTGTTCGTGGACGGGCACGGCGTCGTGCACGAGCGCGGGCTCGGCCTCGCTTCGCACCTCGGCGTGCTCGCAGGCGTGCCGACCGTCGGCGTCGCAAAGACGCCGTTCCACGCGATCGATCGCTCGCCGGGACCGGAGCGCGGCGAGGCGCTGGTGCTGACGAAGGAGTGGGGCGCGCACGGTGCGGCGGTGCGGTTGAAGTCCCGCTCGAAGCAGGTCTACGTCTCCCCGGGGCACCTCACCGACCTCGACAGCGCGATCGCGCTCGCGCTCGAATGGTCGACGGGCCGCCGGCGTGTGCCAGAGCCGCTGGCGCTCGCACACACCGCCTCTGTGCTCGCCCGGAACGCCGCCCGCGGGGTCACGGAGGCAGCAGCCGCGCTGCGAGCGCTCGAGGAGGGACGACCGCGATGA
- a CDS encoding polysaccharide deacetylase family protein, whose translation MAGTMVSSEPMEVAVQHGRTVLGALTLIALLLAAACSPAPWRAPIEPLPDATGEPAAVVTSEQPGIGGVTRQRTPSPEPDGSVTEIGPAPADNSLRSWYYTPNAKHQVPAVPAAASALLDRYRGRYVGPDPRRVYLTFDAGYENGQTSHILDALARNHVKATFFVTESYVRANPDLVRRMVREGHAVGNHSATHPSMPSLANDPAAFAREMTRVEDAFAEVTGGARLARVFRPPKGEYSALSLYRTAALGYESVFWSFAHRDWVVDDQPPVDVTVRRILDGSHPGAIYLLHAVSSSDADALDEAIAGLRDQGYGFGMLGK comes from the coding sequence GTGGCGGGTACGATGGTATCCAGCGAGCCGATGGAGGTAGCCGTGCAGCATGGCCGGACCGTTCTTGGTGCGCTTACCCTTATCGCGTTGCTGCTCGCGGCGGCATGCTCGCCTGCGCCGTGGCGCGCCCCCATCGAGCCGCTGCCGGACGCGACCGGGGAGCCCGCGGCGGTCGTCACGAGCGAGCAGCCCGGGATCGGCGGCGTCACGCGACAGCGCACTCCCTCACCGGAACCGGACGGGTCTGTCACAGAGATCGGTCCAGCGCCTGCAGACAACAGCCTCAGAAGCTGGTACTACACGCCGAACGCGAAGCATCAGGTGCCCGCGGTGCCGGCAGCGGCCTCGGCGTTGCTCGATCGCTACCGCGGCCGCTACGTCGGTCCGGACCCGCGGCGTGTGTACCTCACCTTCGATGCCGGCTACGAGAACGGGCAGACGTCGCACATCCTCGACGCGCTCGCGCGCAACCACGTGAAGGCGACCTTCTTCGTCACTGAGAGCTACGTGCGCGCCAACCCCGACCTCGTGCGCCGCATGGTGCGCGAGGGGCACGCGGTCGGCAACCACAGCGCCACGCACCCTTCGATGCCGTCGCTCGCGAACGATCCGGCCGCGTTCGCGCGTGAGATGACGCGCGTGGAAGACGCGTTCGCCGAGGTGACCGGCGGCGCGCGCCTCGCGCGCGTCTTCCGGCCACCGAAAGGCGAGTACAGCGCGCTTTCGCTCTACCGTACGGCCGCGCTCGGCTACGAGTCCGTCTTCTGGAGCTTCGCGCACCGCGACTGGGTGGTCGACGACCAGCCGCCCGTCGACGTAACGGTACGACGCATCCTCGACGGGAGCCACCCCGGTGCCATCTACCTGCTGCACGCGGTCTCGTCGAGCGATGCAGACGCGCTCGACGAGGCCATCGCCGGGCTGAGAGACCAAGGCTACGGGTTCGGGATGCTCGGGAAGTGA
- the ccsA gene encoding cytochrome c biogenesis protein CcsA, whose product MPTPASISLRISTLTGALASLGRPLAVLIGACVVLVALTIVVPALRSRLREAAAALLAALTLGEAALGWFHVRLGQTCVVVEPQSGKVLGGFALPLWIESEKLYALALLMAIIAVVARRHGDELRPLLAGAAAALAAGALAIGRPFTAPLPDFLAQYQGYLAAWGSGDARAAAQAFAAIEGSRQYFYNAWYMWVHPPLLFLSYGAFAVSFAATVLMVAHRRSSYEQTAYRWARLGYLPLTAGMVVGMPWAIIAWKGEAWWWSGKVNMSLMMWALYTAYLHGRLYLRRPGMWKIVAVLSAVAFVALVLTYLTTYLVPGVHSVA is encoded by the coding sequence ATGCCGACACCTGCGTCGATATCCCTGAGGATCTCCACGCTCACCGGCGCGCTCGCTTCGCTCGGGCGGCCGCTTGCTGTTCTTATCGGTGCGTGCGTCGTGCTCGTCGCGCTGACGATCGTCGTCCCAGCGCTCCGAAGCCGGCTTCGCGAGGCGGCCGCCGCGCTGCTTGCTGCGTTGACGCTCGGCGAGGCGGCGCTCGGCTGGTTCCACGTGCGCCTGGGCCAGACGTGCGTCGTGGTGGAGCCGCAGTCCGGGAAGGTGCTCGGCGGCTTCGCGCTGCCGTTGTGGATCGAGTCCGAGAAGCTCTACGCGCTTGCGCTCCTTATGGCGATCATCGCGGTGGTGGCGAGGAGGCACGGAGACGAGCTGCGCCCGCTGCTCGCTGGGGCCGCTGCCGCGCTGGCTGCCGGGGCGCTCGCGATCGGCCGTCCGTTCACGGCGCCGCTGCCGGACTTCCTCGCGCAGTACCAGGGCTACCTCGCCGCGTGGGGCTCAGGTGACGCGCGGGCCGCTGCGCAGGCGTTCGCTGCCATCGAAGGCTCGCGGCAGTACTTCTACAACGCGTGGTACATGTGGGTGCATCCGCCGCTGCTGTTCTTAAGCTACGGCGCCTTCGCCGTATCGTTCGCCGCGACCGTGCTCATGGTCGCGCACCGGCGCTCCTCGTATGAGCAGACCGCGTACCGCTGGGCGCGTCTTGGCTACCTCCCGCTGACAGCAGGCATGGTCGTTGGCATGCCCTGGGCGATCATCGCCTGGAAGGGCGAGGCATGGTGGTGGTCGGGCAAGGTCAACATGTCGCTCATGATGTGGGCGCTGTACACGGCCTACCTCCACGGACGGCTGTACCTGCGGCGACCTGGCATGTGGAAGATCGTAGCGGTGCTCTCTGCCGTGGCGTTCGTGGCGCTCGTGCTCACGTACCTCACGACGTACCTCGTGCCAGGCGTCCACTCGGTGGCGTGA
- a CDS encoding PaaI family thioesterase, which produces MIRHAVRHAQNVSASCFCCGLENPAGLHAQFLETEADEVVVLFTPTREHQSYPGRLHGGVASALLDEAIGRAVSIRNAEAWGVTVDLSVRYRKPVPIGRPAILVARIDVDRGRIFEGSSEIVLENGDVAVQASGRYVRLPIERIAKGDVHAEWFPDPRPAPAYVELPDASEGARRA; this is translated from the coding sequence GTGATCCGGCACGCCGTCCGCCACGCACAGAACGTGAGCGCGTCGTGCTTCTGCTGCGGGCTCGAGAACCCTGCCGGGCTGCACGCGCAGTTCCTCGAGACCGAGGCCGACGAGGTCGTCGTGCTCTTCACGCCCACGCGCGAACATCAAAGCTACCCCGGTCGCCTGCATGGAGGCGTCGCGAGCGCGCTTCTGGACGAGGCCATCGGCCGAGCGGTCTCCATTCGCAACGCCGAAGCCTGGGGCGTGACGGTCGACCTGTCGGTCCGATACCGCAAGCCGGTGCCGATCGGCAGGCCCGCGATCCTCGTGGCGCGGATCGACGTCGACCGTGGCCGCATCTTCGAGGGGTCCAGCGAGATCGTGCTCGAGAACGGCGACGTCGCAGTGCAGGCCTCCGGCCGGTACGTGCGGCTGCCGATCGAGCGCATCGCCAAAGGCGACGTGCACGCCGAGTGGTTCCCCGACCCGCGCCCGGCACCCGCTTACGTGGAGCTGCCTGACGCCTCGGAAGGCGCACGCCGCGCATAG
- a CDS encoding GGDEF domain-containing response regulator, which yields MKRTAAHKGTVLIVEDSQTLRQMTQMTLEERGYTVLTANDGVGALQALAETIPDIIVLDINLPDIDGFEVCKRVKADPRTRYVPVIMATGLGRSGFEVMSIESGADDFIAKPIDPLVLDARIEMVVRRMRRERFANALTGLPSNALTEERLGFLLARRKPFAVIFFDIDDFRAFNVRYGHARGDLLIRHVAEVVLEAVNFAECGDAFVGHLGGDDFVVTCDPEKAEEVARNAVAAFDSSVLDFYEDEDRESGGFVITDRTGEKKRFGPLALSAAVVPVVERFPTSVIELMDEGHDLLEYAKQQPGSFVAVERRGIGRG from the coding sequence GTGAAGCGCACCGCAGCGCACAAAGGCACCGTGCTGATCGTGGAGGACTCCCAGACGCTGCGCCAGATGACGCAGATGACCCTCGAAGAGCGCGGCTACACCGTGCTCACCGCGAACGACGGCGTGGGGGCGCTGCAGGCGCTCGCCGAGACCATCCCGGACATCATCGTGCTCGACATCAACCTCCCCGACATCGACGGCTTCGAGGTGTGCAAGCGCGTCAAGGCCGATCCGCGCACACGGTACGTGCCCGTGATCATGGCGACCGGCCTCGGCCGCTCCGGCTTCGAGGTCATGTCGATCGAATCGGGCGCCGACGACTTCATCGCCAAACCCATCGACCCGTTGGTTCTGGACGCGCGCATCGAGATGGTGGTCCGCCGGATGCGGCGCGAGCGCTTCGCGAACGCGCTCACGGGGCTGCCGTCGAACGCGCTCACCGAAGAGCGGCTAGGATTCCTGCTTGCGCGCCGCAAACCGTTCGCTGTCATCTTCTTCGACATCGACGACTTCCGCGCGTTCAACGTCCGCTACGGGCACGCGCGCGGCGATCTCTTGATCCGCCACGTCGCCGAGGTCGTGCTGGAGGCCGTGAACTTCGCGGAGTGCGGGGACGCCTTCGTCGGCCACCTCGGCGGGGACGATTTCGTGGTGACGTGCGACCCGGAGAAGGCCGAGGAGGTCGCGCGCAACGCCGTCGCTGCCTTCGACAGCAGCGTCTTGGACTTCTACGAGGACGAGGACCGCGAGAGCGGCGGCTTCGTCATCACCGACCGTACTGGCGAGAAGAAGCGCTTCGGGCCGCTTGCGCTCTCCGCAGCGGTCGTGCCTGTCGTCGAGCGATTCCCCACCTCGGTCATCGAGCTGATGGACGAGGGACATGACCTGCTCGAGTACGCCAAGCAGCAGCCTGGCAGCTTCGTTGCCGTCGAACGACGCGGCATCGGCCGCGGCTAG
- a CDS encoding MoaD/ThiS family protein, producing MDGSQVVRARLFGALRTWALERGKPATLEVAVPSGGMMARDMARQAGLPLDLIEGVFVDGRVYGADRVIFPGQRVAFVPKGTPGPHRVFLGLYDAGKRESWT from the coding sequence ATGGACGGATCCCAAGTCGTGCGGGCGCGGCTGTTCGGCGCGCTCCGCACGTGGGCGCTCGAGCGAGGCAAGCCGGCGACCCTCGAGGTCGCAGTCCCGTCAGGCGGCATGATGGCGCGCGACATGGCTCGGCAGGCCGGCCTTCCGCTGGACCTCATCGAAGGCGTGTTCGTCGACGGCAGGGTCTACGGCGCTGATCGCGTGATCTTCCCGGGCCAACGGGTCGCCTTCGTGCCGAAGGGGACGCCGGGCCCGCACCGGGTGTTCCTCGGGCTGTACGACGCGGGCAAGCGGGAGAGCTGGACGTGA
- a CDS encoding amidohydrolase family protein, whose amino-acid sequence MTERDRVRVPADRLPAYRVIDFHTHVFPEDVAGRALAGMIDRTHMRAYYDGTLAGLLAEMDRAGVGVSVLAPVATKPSQVRSINDWTASRTSWRIRALGAIHPGLENAVEELERLAALGLVGIKLHPEFQSFHPEDERMRSVYDACGRLGLIVLFHAGEDPNFETVSGEPQTFARLAERHPETTFVLAHMGGYRMWDEAVRILAGAPVYLDTSHATEFFKPAEFRDLVKAYGADRVLFASDGPWTDAAAALQAVRSCGLDPQDVERIVWSNAASLLGMD is encoded by the coding sequence GTGACGGAGCGCGATCGCGTGCGTGTGCCGGCGGATCGGCTGCCTGCGTACCGCGTCATCGACTTCCACACGCACGTCTTCCCGGAAGACGTGGCGGGTCGGGCGCTCGCGGGCATGATCGACCGGACGCACATGCGAGCGTACTACGACGGCACTCTCGCAGGGCTGCTTGCTGAGATGGACCGTGCCGGCGTCGGCGTGTCGGTGCTGGCTCCGGTGGCCACGAAGCCATCCCAAGTACGGTCGATCAACGACTGGACGGCGTCGCGCACCTCGTGGCGGATTCGGGCGCTCGGCGCCATCCACCCAGGGCTCGAGAATGCCGTGGAGGAGCTGGAGCGCCTTGCCGCTCTCGGGCTCGTGGGCATCAAGCTGCATCCCGAGTTCCAGTCGTTCCACCCGGAAGACGAGCGCATGCGCAGCGTGTACGACGCGTGCGGGCGGCTCGGGCTCATCGTGCTCTTCCACGCCGGAGAGGATCCTAACTTCGAGACCGTTTCCGGCGAGCCGCAGACCTTCGCCAGGCTCGCCGAGCGCCATCCCGAAACCACCTTCGTGCTCGCGCACATGGGCGGCTACCGGATGTGGGACGAGGCCGTGCGGATCCTCGCTGGCGCGCCCGTGTACCTGGACACCTCGCACGCGACCGAGTTCTTCAAGCCGGCGGAGTTCCGCGACCTCGTCAAGGCGTACGGCGCCGATCGGGTGCTGTTCGCGAGCGATGGACCGTGGACCGACGCGGCGGCCGCGCTTCAGGCGGTGCGGTCCTGCGGGCTCGATCCGCAAGACGTCGAACGCATCGTGTGGAGCAACGCCGCGTCGCTGCTCGGTATGGACTGA
- a CDS encoding cold-shock protein: MAQGTVKWFNPDKGYGFISHEGGDDVFVHFSAIQGDGFKSLDEGQAVEFEIADGQNGKKQAANVRKL, from the coding sequence ATGGCACAGGGAACGGTCAAGTGGTTCAACCCGGACAAGGGCTACGGCTTCATCTCGCATGAGGGCGGGGACGACGTGTTCGTCCACTTCAGCGCGATCCAGGGCGACGGCTTCAAGAGCCTCGACGAGGGTCAGGCTGTGGAGTTCGAGATCGCTGACGGCCAGAACGGCAAGAAGCAGGCGGCGAACGTCCGCAAGCTCTAA
- a CDS encoding carbohydrate kinase family protein, with amino-acid sequence MPLTVAVIGGANTDIFGLAGAPVIPGDSAPGTVRISPGGVGRNVAENLARLGCDVRLVTAVGEGVESEALVAECRRLGIDVRVAPAPGLPCPRYVCIVDEAGLPVGGVSDMRAIERLVPEAVEQFRAAIEGADAIVLDANLPEATIAWSCEQWRDRPVMADAVSVTKASRIGRCLAGMHTLKANADEAAAITGTASKDLARAAEELQSRGVHRAILTEGANGGLLAEGGSRVPFKAIPVRAANATGAGDAFMAGVVYGTVAGFDPPRMLAFAAAMAAFALESERTVSEAISLESVMRRAEEALA; translated from the coding sequence GTGCCGCTCACGGTGGCAGTCATCGGAGGCGCGAACACGGACATCTTCGGGCTGGCCGGCGCGCCGGTGATCCCCGGCGACTCCGCGCCAGGGACCGTGCGGATCAGTCCGGGAGGCGTGGGACGCAACGTCGCCGAGAACCTCGCCCGCCTCGGTTGCGACGTGCGGCTCGTCACGGCGGTCGGCGAAGGCGTGGAGTCGGAGGCGCTCGTGGCGGAGTGCCGTCGCCTCGGCATCGACGTCCGCGTCGCGCCCGCGCCGGGTCTGCCGTGCCCACGGTACGTCTGCATCGTGGACGAGGCAGGGCTTCCGGTCGGTGGCGTGTCGGACATGCGCGCGATCGAGCGCCTGGTGCCGGAGGCGGTCGAGCAGTTCAGGGCAGCCATCGAAGGGGCGGACGCGATCGTGCTCGACGCGAATCTTCCCGAGGCGACGATCGCCTGGTCGTGCGAGCAGTGGCGCGACAGGCCGGTGATGGCAGACGCGGTGTCCGTCACCAAGGCGTCGCGCATCGGCCGGTGTCTCGCCGGCATGCACACGCTCAAGGCGAATGCAGACGAAGCCGCGGCCATCACCGGCACGGCATCGAAAGACCTTGCGCGAGCAGCAGAAGAGCTGCAGTCCCGTGGGGTGCATCGCGCGATCCTGACCGAAGGCGCCAACGGCGGGTTGCTGGCCGAAGGCGGATCGAGGGTGCCCTTCAAGGCGATCCCTGTCCGAGCGGCGAACGCGACAGGCGCAGGCGATGCGTTCATGGCAGGCGTCGTGTACGGCACCGTGGCTGGCTTCGACCCTCCGCGGATGCTTGCGTTCGCAGCGGCGATGGCAGCATTCGCGCTCGAGAGCGAGCGGACTGTGAGCGAGGCCATCAGCCTCGAGTCGGTTATGCGGCGTGCTGAGGAGGCGCTCGCGTGA